A genome region from Brassica oleracea var. oleracea cultivar TO1000 chromosome C2, BOL, whole genome shotgun sequence includes the following:
- the LOC106327415 gene encoding low-temperature-induced 65 kDa protein-like, whose product MDLTRPSSGHDQTEDPTQIHHPEEEEHHESRTSKMLGKVKAKAKKLKNRLTNHGVDGNEQDHDVVDEEEEEDDESDEAESEKHVAPVNEVSNVRGYRTSQPESLTHPGENNVPAPEEIIPSETKDSADYTGTVPEPSRDAAYEHEAPLYPVRTAEVSEREESRETHHAPLNTPVSLLSGTEDVTTPGGDGLLGGQREVNTDMPKRFEDDLSGESTYQSKIPYHTQQGSGEAGEDDHKKSGLGTELASESVTVFGGKEETGPRDDFGEKSHDFDEKIETRIGNDCGKPGTELSEDFPGKGHEFEQAIGSGIGEDNGAGKQGTERREDFLGKSYEFDHEIESAFGKDSPTRLPGDEFFPTRNDDMKVEIGSGRGLPTETDDHFSPEFSGPKERDDFDSQAEQTRYEAAEVKPTTYSEMIGSSTGYSSDIAGGQHESPMSVETVADKFTTDDENVKETASPVTAKLPLSGGGREADETEQGEDKFVPSGDHLEEKLTPEEEDKAFSGMVAEKLNLGEEKQTKIKEEVAVEKIPSDKLPEEIEGGEAVQEEGKGGIVGTIKGVYNYWLGGTEEVKPKSPNSVEESSQPLSPSVGTKGFSDSGESGLGDTGGTAGAVAVQKQL is encoded by the exons ATGGATTTGACACGTCCTTCTTCTGGTCATGATCAAACAGAGGATCCGACCCAGATTCACCATCCAG AGGAAGAAGAGCATCACGAGAGTCGAACATCTAAAATGTTGGGGAAAGTAAAGGCAAAAGCTAAGAAGCTCAAGAACAGGCTTACTAATCATGGCGTTGATGGCAACGAGCAAGACCACGATGTGGTGGATGAAGAAGAAGAAGAAGATGATGAATCTGACGAGGCAGAGTCAGAGAAGCATGTCGCACCAG TAAATGAAGTTTCCAATGTGAGAGGCTATAGAACGAGCCAACCTGAGTCTTTGACTCATCCCGGAGAAAATAATGTTCCGGCGCCGGAGGAGATCATTCCTTCAGAGACGAAGGATTCAGCTGATTACACCGGAACCGTCCCCGAACCATCACGAGATGCTGCTTACGAACACGAGGCACCGCTTTATCCTGTGAGAACGGCAGAGGTGTCGGAGAGGGAAGAGAGCAGAGAGACTCATCACGCGCCACTGAACACTCCCGTCTCTCTGCTCTCTGGAACAGAGGACGTGACTACTCCCGGTGGAGATGGGTTGCTCGGTGGTCAACGGGAAGTCAACACCGATATGCCCAAAAGATTCGAGGACGATCTGAGTGGTGAATCTACTTATCAGTCCAAGATTCCGTATCACACCCAACAAG GGAGTGGGGAAGCTGGAGAAGATGATCATAAGAAGTCAGGACTAGGAACTGAGCTGGCGTCCGAATCTGTAACCGTTTTTGGCGGGAAAGAAGAAACTGGGCCGAGGGATGATTTTGGGGAGAAAAGCCATGACTTTGATGAGAAGATCGAAACAAGAATCGGGAACGATTGTGGAAAGCCAGGAACTGAGCTGAGTGAAGATTTTCCGGGGAAGGGCCATGAATTTGAACAGGCGATCGGATCTGGAATCGGGGAGGATAACGGCGCTGGAAAACAAGGAACTGAGCGGAGGGAAGATTTTTTGGGGAAAAGCTATGAGTTTGATCATGAGATTGAATCTGCATTCGGCAAAGATTCACCCACCAGACTTCCCGGAGACGAATTTTTTCCGACAAGAAATGATGATATGAAAGTCGAGATTGGGTCGGGAAGAGGCTTGCCGACAGAAACTGATGATCACTTCTCACCAGAATTCTCTGGTCCGAAAGAGAGAGATGATTTCGATTCGCAGGCTGAGCAGACAAGATACGAGGCGGCAGAGGTAAAACCCACCACCTACTCAGAGATGATTGGTTCAAGTACAGGTTACTCCAGCGACATCGCAGGTGGGCAACACGAGAGTCCCATGAGTGTCGAGACAGTTGCTGATAAGTTTACTACTGACGACGAAAATGTCAAAGAAACTGCATCACCTGTGACGGCGAAACTGCCTCTCTCTGGCGGTGGACGTGAGGCTGATGAGACAGAACAAGGGGAAGACAAATTTGTGCCGAGTGGAGATCATCTAGAGGAGAAGCTGACACCTGAAGAAGAAGACAAAGCGTTTTCCGGTATGGTCGCCGAGAAACTTAATCTTGGAGAAGAGAAGCAGACAAAGATAAAGGAGGAAGTAGCCGTGGAGAAGATCCCTTCCGACAAGTTACCGGAGGAGATAGAAGGAGGTGAGGCGGTTCAAGAGGAAGGGAAAGGAGGAATAGTGGGGACGATTAAAGGGGTGTACAATTATTGGCTCGGTGGTACGGAGGAGGTGAAGCCGAAATCTCCAAATTCAGTTGAAGAGTCATCACAACCACTTAGCCCCTCCGTTG GGACTAAAGGATTTTCTGATTCCGGTGAAAGCGGGTTGGGAGACACAGGCGGTACCGCCGGAGCTGTGGCAGTGCAGAAACAACTTTGA
- the LOC106323496 gene encoding glutathione S-transferase T3-like, whose protein sequence is MKILEVFGSQATEGCNFEESSPTERKERRSWSPIEDVVLISSWLNTSKDPVVGNEQRSVSFWKRIAATPVPSLLDVKRGSRLSASKDSTGSMTCNHKKKFTLEHAWKELCNDQKWSELSTAKNDGSSKKRKVDDASQSESSQAIETDDERTNRPRGVKASKAGGKKAMVDGKEVAKFQTMWTIKKQDLEIKEMLPR, encoded by the exons ATGAAGATACTTGAAG TATTCGGCAGTCAAGCTACTGAAGGATGCAACTTCGAAGAGAGCAGTCCTACAGAGCGTAAAGAAAGAAGGAGTTGGAGTCCAATAGAGGATGTCGTGCTCATCAGCTCGTGGCTGAACACAAGCAAAGATCCCGTTGTTGGGAATGAGCAAAGGTCAGTTTCATTCTGGAAAAGAATTGCAGCAACGCCAGTCCCAAGCTTGTTGGATGTGAAACGAGGGAGTCGTCTCAGTGCAAGCAAAGATAGCACAGGATCAATGACCTG CAACCACAAAAAGAAGTTCACCTTAGAGCATGCATGGAAGGAATTGTGCAATGACCAGAAGTGGTCTGAGCTATCTACTGCAAAAAATGATGGAAGTTCGAAGAAGAGGAAGGTTGACGACGCTTCACAGTCAGAGAGCTCTCAAGCAATTGAAACCGATGATGAAAGAACCAACCGTCCCCGTGGCGTTAAGGCATCAAAAGCCGGTGGGAAGAAGGCAATGGTTGATGGCAAGGAGGTTGCTAAGTTTCAGACGATGTGGACAATCAAGAAGCAGGATTTGGAGATAAAGGAAATGCTTCCAAGATGA